A genomic region of Runella rosea contains the following coding sequences:
- a CDS encoding NADH-quinone oxidoreductase subunit N, with amino-acid sequence MRLQDHLYHVIQSLPGFLPETWLAGAFLFIILSEILLKYSPWQLQTTGILRSLTIGALAVALVLVCLQWNDLGGYLFHHLIYLDHKAVFFKLIILVTALLVLLHVQCMQTKLPAEFYSILLAVVLGLFLMTMATNGLSVYLSIELVSIGSYLMVTFGSGKKPAEGGIKYLLFGALSSAIMLYGLSLLYGMTGTLDFTSDVFANQLAQNPPLILLVVGFLTLSGVLFKLSLVPFHVWPPDVYEAAPTPIVSFLSTAPKAAALLLLMRLLSVFPADFQKLMAIIALVSILVGNLAALWQNDLKRLMAYSGIAQAGFIIVGLTAFNQTGFESAVFYITVYVIINIAVFLLIDLMGQDTPSPTLASITGKGAVYPLLSVCFTVLMLGLVGLPPTAGFTAKLLVFSSLWEAYQTNGDPLLVILLVVGLLNAVISLFYYFKIPFYLFFRTSASSPVSSPISYAAIILISLLTISILALFFKTDGLINWIRLL; translated from the coding sequence TTGCGACTCCAAGACCATCTTTACCACGTTATCCAAAGTCTGCCCGGTTTTTTACCTGAAACGTGGCTGGCAGGAGCATTTTTATTCATTATTCTCAGTGAAATTCTGCTAAAATACAGCCCCTGGCAGTTGCAGACTACTGGCATCCTGCGTAGCTTAACCATCGGAGCGCTGGCGGTTGCTTTGGTCTTGGTTTGTCTTCAATGGAACGACTTGGGCGGTTATTTATTTCATCACCTGATTTATCTTGACCACAAAGCCGTTTTCTTCAAACTCATTATTCTCGTTACGGCGCTATTAGTGTTGCTGCACGTTCAATGTATGCAAACGAAACTCCCCGCCGAGTTTTACAGTATTTTGTTGGCAGTGGTGCTAGGACTTTTTCTGATGACGATGGCCACCAATGGGCTGAGCGTGTACTTATCTATAGAGCTGGTATCGATTGGGTCTTATTTAATGGTCACCTTTGGCAGCGGTAAAAAACCCGCAGAGGGCGGAATTAAATACCTTTTGTTTGGGGCCCTGAGTTCGGCCATCATGCTGTACGGGCTTTCGCTACTGTACGGGATGACGGGGACGCTAGATTTTACGAGCGACGTATTTGCCAATCAGTTAGCCCAAAATCCGCCGCTTATCTTGTTGGTGGTCGGATTTCTCACCCTGAGCGGGGTGCTATTCAAACTTTCGTTGGTTCCGTTTCACGTTTGGCCGCCAGATGTGTATGAAGCGGCCCCCACGCCCATTGTGTCTTTTTTATCAACCGCCCCCAAAGCAGCGGCGTTGCTGCTCTTGATGCGCCTTTTGAGTGTCTTCCCCGCCGATTTTCAAAAACTCATGGCCATCATTGCGTTGGTGAGTATTTTGGTCGGCAATCTGGCTGCCCTTTGGCAAAACGACCTAAAACGGCTCATGGCTTACTCTGGCATTGCACAAGCAGGATTTATCATTGTAGGATTGACGGCGTTTAATCAAACGGGGTTTGAAAGCGCAGTATTTTACATCACGGTTTATGTCATCATCAACATTGCGGTTTTTCTGCTCATTGATTTGATGGGACAGGATACTCCCTCCCCCACTTTGGCTTCTATTACGGGCAAAGGCGCGGTCTATCCTTTGCTAAGTGTTTGTTTTACGGTGCTCATGCTGGGTTTGGTCGGACTGCCTCCCACGGCAGGATTTACGGCTAAATTGCTCGTATTCTCCTCGCTTTGGGAAGCGTATCAGACCAACGGTGACCCATTGTTAGTGATATTGTTGGTTGTTGGGTTGCTCAATGCCGTTATTTCACTATTTTATTATTTTAAAATTCCCTTTTATCTATTTTTTCGAACAAGCGCATCTTCCCCAGTTTCCTCACCTATTTCGTACGCAGCAATAATTCTTATTTCTCTACTGACAATCAGCATTTTAGCCCTCTTTTTCAAGACCGATGGATTGATTAACTGGATTCGACTGCTATAA
- a CDS encoding phosphoglycerate kinase produces the protein MKTVDSYNFAGKRALIRVDFNVPLNEKFEITDDTRIQATLPTIRKILADGGSCILMSHLGRPKDGPTEKYSLKHLINPLSVILGVSVKFADDCIGESAYDQATTLQPGEILLLENLRFYKQEEKGDVDFAEKLSKLGDVWVNDAFGTAHRAHASTAVIGQFFEDRICGYVMQAEIDNAQRILEHAERPFTAIMGGAKISDKILIIERLLDKVDNLIIGGGMTYTFTKALGGKIGKSLLEADKQELALEILKKAKAKGVNIIMPVDNVCADAFSNDANRQIVATGQIPDGWEGLDIGPETIALFEEVVRTSKTILWNGPMGVFEFPNFAIGTDAIAKAVVKATEENGAFSLIGGGDSASAINNAGYGDRVSYVSTGGGALLEYMEGKELPGVAALA, from the coding sequence ATGAAAACCGTAGATTCGTACAATTTTGCAGGGAAACGAGCGCTTATTCGCGTGGACTTTAACGTGCCCCTCAATGAAAAATTCGAAATTACTGACGACACCCGTATTCAGGCGACCCTCCCTACCATCCGCAAAATTTTGGCAGATGGCGGCTCCTGCATTCTGATGTCACATTTGGGACGGCCGAAAGACGGTCCAACCGAAAAATATTCACTTAAACACTTAATCAACCCATTATCGGTCATCTTGGGGGTTTCAGTCAAATTTGCCGATGATTGCATCGGAGAATCTGCGTACGACCAAGCTACCACCCTCCAACCTGGCGAAATCCTGTTACTCGAAAACCTTCGTTTTTATAAGCAGGAAGAAAAAGGCGACGTGGACTTTGCCGAAAAACTTTCAAAACTCGGTGATGTTTGGGTAAATGATGCCTTCGGAACCGCGCACCGTGCACACGCTTCTACCGCCGTTATCGGGCAGTTTTTTGAAGACCGTATCTGCGGTTACGTTATGCAAGCCGAAATCGACAATGCACAGCGTATTCTCGAACACGCTGAGCGCCCTTTCACGGCCATCATGGGAGGAGCCAAGATTTCGGACAAAATTCTCATCATTGAGCGTCTTTTGGACAAAGTGGATAACCTCATCATCGGAGGCGGAATGACTTATACATTCACCAAAGCCCTCGGCGGTAAAATTGGAAAGTCGCTTTTAGAGGCTGACAAACAAGAATTGGCCCTCGAAATTCTGAAAAAAGCCAAAGCCAAAGGCGTGAATATCATCATGCCCGTAGATAATGTATGCGCCGATGCTTTTTCAAACGACGCCAACCGCCAAATCGTTGCTACTGGACAAATCCCCGACGGCTGGGAAGGCTTAGATATTGGTCCAGAAACTATTGCATTGTTTGAAGAAGTAGTACGTACTTCAAAAACTATTCTTTGGAACGGCCCGATGGGTGTATTTGAATTCCCTAACTTTGCCATCGGTACTGACGCAATCGCCAAAGCAGTGGTAAAAGCAACCGAAGAAAACGGTGCGTTTTCACTCATCGGCGGGGGGGATTCGGCCTCGGCTATCAATAACGCTGGCTACGGCGACCGTGTGAGCTACGTCTCAACGGGCGGTGGAGCATTGCTCGAATACATGGAAGGAAAAGAATTGCCAGGCGTAGCAGCCTTGGCTTAA
- a CDS encoding nuclear transport factor 2 family protein yields MKKALAFLLITCFSVLNTTFAQSKDEAAVASAVEALKKAMIDADKATLESLTDEALSYGHSNGKIEDKAEFVRAIVSGESDFVTINLTEQTIKIAGNAAIVRHKLAGTTNNSGKPGTANLSLLMVWQKQKGGWKLLARQAVKI; encoded by the coding sequence ATGAAAAAGGCCCTCGCATTTTTACTGATTACTTGCTTCTCGGTTCTCAATACAACATTTGCCCAATCGAAAGACGAAGCAGCGGTTGCAAGTGCCGTAGAAGCACTCAAAAAAGCAATGATTGACGCCGACAAAGCAACCCTCGAAAGTCTTACCGATGAAGCCTTAAGCTATGGCCACTCCAACGGCAAGATTGAAGACAAAGCTGAATTTGTGCGCGCTATTGTAAGCGGAGAATCTGATTTTGTGACCATCAATCTGACGGAACAAACCATCAAAATAGCTGGCAACGCCGCCATCGTACGCCATAAATTAGCGGGGACCACCAACAATAGTGGTAAGCCCGGCACGGCAAACCTCTCACTTTTGATGGTGTGGCAAAAACAAAAAGGAGGCTGGAAATTGCTGGCTCGACAGGCAGTAAAAATTTAA
- a CDS encoding MFS transporter gives MEKIGNYRWTICGLVFFATTINYLDRQVISLLKSTLSEELNWNDGDYANIEIAFKLFYAFGMLGAGRLVDKLGTKIGYAVATTLWSVAAVAHALVNTVFGFAVVRSALGITEAGNFPAAIKTVAEWFPKKERAFATGIFNSGTNFGAIVAPLSVPFIAAEMGWQWAFIITGMLGFVWLVLWLMFYEVPSKSPKLSKAEYDYIHSDAAEVLADKNDVNKPQVSWFKLLSFRQTWAFALGKLLTDPIWWFYLFWLPDFLQSQYKLTGTQIAIPVAVVYTLSTFGSVLGGYLPMYLIKTGWPVFRARKTSMLIYALCVSPIIFSQILGSIDMWYAVCVIGFAAAAHQAWSANIFTTVSDMFPKYTTASVTGIGGMFGALGGILLSALVQKNMFVYYRSINQIETAYYIMFFVCGAAYVLAWTIMHFLVPKMKPVDL, from the coding sequence ATGGAAAAAATCGGTAATTATCGCTGGACTATTTGCGGTCTGGTATTTTTCGCAACCACCATTAACTACCTCGACAGGCAGGTAATCAGTTTATTAAAATCCACGCTTTCGGAAGAACTAAACTGGAACGATGGCGACTACGCCAACATTGAAATCGCCTTCAAACTTTTTTACGCCTTCGGGATGCTCGGCGCTGGCCGTTTGGTCGATAAACTGGGCACCAAAATCGGATACGCCGTTGCTACTACTTTGTGGAGCGTGGCGGCCGTAGCCCATGCCTTGGTAAATACTGTTTTTGGGTTTGCCGTCGTACGTTCGGCGCTCGGTATTACAGAGGCTGGAAACTTTCCTGCCGCAATCAAGACCGTTGCCGAATGGTTTCCTAAAAAAGAACGTGCTTTTGCCACGGGAATTTTCAACTCTGGCACCAACTTCGGTGCCATTGTGGCCCCACTTTCAGTGCCTTTTATCGCCGCCGAAATGGGTTGGCAATGGGCGTTTATCATTACGGGGATGTTGGGTTTTGTCTGGCTCGTGCTTTGGCTGATGTTTTATGAAGTACCCAGCAAAAGCCCAAAACTTTCAAAAGCCGAATACGATTACATTCACTCTGATGCCGCTGAAGTATTGGCCGACAAAAACGATGTCAACAAACCGCAGGTTTCTTGGTTCAAACTTTTAAGTTTCCGCCAAACATGGGCATTCGCCCTGGGTAAGCTCCTCACCGACCCTATCTGGTGGTTTTATCTTTTCTGGTTGCCCGACTTTTTGCAAAGCCAATACAAACTTACGGGTACTCAGATTGCCATTCCAGTGGCGGTAGTGTATACGCTTTCCACTTTCGGCAGTGTTTTGGGTGGTTATTTACCCATGTACCTTATCAAAACAGGCTGGCCTGTGTTCAGGGCGCGCAAAACTTCCATGCTTATTTATGCCCTTTGTGTATCGCCGATTATTTTCTCGCAAATTTTAGGCAGCATTGATATGTGGTACGCGGTTTGTGTCATTGGATTTGCTGCTGCTGCCCACCAAGCGTGGAGTGCCAATATTTTCACCACGGTTTCGGATATGTTTCCAAAATACACCACTGCCTCCGTCACTGGAATCGGTGGGATGTTTGGTGCCTTGGGCGGGATTTTACTTTCTGCTTTGGTCCAAAAAAACATGTTTGTCTATTATCGTTCTATCAACCAAATCGAGACGGCCTATTACATCATGTTTTTTGTGTGCGGCGCGGCTTACGTGTTGGCCTGGACGATTATGCACTTCTTGGTCCCTAAAATGAAACCAGTAGATTTATAA
- a CDS encoding bifunctional 4-hydroxy-2-oxoglutarate aldolase/2-dehydro-3-deoxy-phosphogluconate aldolase, which translates to MAFEPQLVYQTLASAPIVPVFYHPDAEVTCQIIKACYDGGIRAFEFTNRGENAKEVFKVLRDFISTNYPKMALGIGTVFNALQAEEFIALGADFVVQPCTTMDVAEVCKAQNIAWMPGAMTVSEVYNATLLGAEIVKVFPGNVVGSGFVKALKGPLPKVKVMVTGGVEPTPESLKEWFSAGVSAVGIGSQLFPKAVVEAGNFEEIAQKINTLLTYYQTLAPTA; encoded by the coding sequence ATGGCCTTTGAACCACAACTCGTTTATCAAACCCTGGCAAGTGCACCCATCGTACCGGTGTTTTATCATCCCGACGCAGAAGTAACCTGCCAAATCATTAAAGCCTGTTACGACGGAGGGATTCGGGCGTTTGAGTTTACCAATCGCGGCGAAAACGCCAAAGAAGTTTTCAAAGTATTACGCGACTTTATCAGTACAAACTACCCAAAAATGGCTTTAGGTATTGGAACCGTTTTCAATGCTCTTCAGGCGGAGGAATTCATTGCACTGGGCGCTGATTTTGTGGTTCAACCCTGTACTACAATGGATGTGGCCGAAGTATGCAAGGCTCAAAACATCGCTTGGATGCCTGGTGCCATGACCGTTTCGGAAGTGTACAATGCTACTTTACTAGGGGCAGAAATTGTAAAAGTCTTTCCCGGAAATGTCGTGGGTTCAGGATTTGTCAAAGCCTTGAAAGGCCCTTTACCCAAAGTTAAAGTGATGGTAACGGGAGGCGTAGAACCCACACCCGAAAGCCTCAAAGAGTGGTTTAGTGCGGGGGTAAGCGCGGTGGGCATTGGCTCACAACTCTTTCCAAAGGCCGTTGTCGAAGCAGGTAATTTTGAAGAAATAGCCCAAAAGATAAATACATTACTAACCTATTACCAAACCCTCGCTCCAACCGCGTAA
- a CDS encoding sugar kinase: protein MSTGNTICCFGELLLRFSPQLNGEWIKQANMPVFVGGAELNVANALANWEVPVRYSTVLPENQLSTEIKAYIEEKGIETSGIRHFGSRIGAYYLPQGADLKNAGVIYDRAFSSFSELKVGKVDWEQILEGCSWFHFSAISPALNQDVADACLEALQVASRLGITISVDLNYRAKLWQFGKKPVEIMPPLAQYCDVIMGNIWAANTLLGIPVDKTVEQNPTQEKYLAHSIATAENIQATFPKCKVVAHTFRFDAFDEGIQYYTTLYKDGIQYVSPEFTTQKVVDKVGSGDCFMGGLIYGLHHQHAPQDIIDFAAAAAFGKLQEYGDASQQTVEKVKETLNNVLSEN, encoded by the coding sequence TTGAGTACAGGAAATACTATTTGTTGTTTTGGAGAATTACTGTTGCGTTTTTCGCCGCAACTCAATGGTGAGTGGATTAAACAGGCGAACATGCCCGTTTTTGTCGGCGGTGCCGAACTCAACGTAGCTAATGCCCTTGCCAATTGGGAAGTGCCCGTACGCTACAGCACGGTTTTACCCGAAAACCAACTATCGACCGAAATCAAAGCCTACATTGAGGAAAAAGGGATTGAAACTTCCGGCATTCGGCATTTTGGGTCGCGCATCGGTGCGTATTATTTGCCACAGGGGGCAGATTTAAAAAACGCTGGCGTGATTTACGACCGGGCTTTTTCTTCGTTTTCAGAATTAAAAGTGGGCAAAGTAGATTGGGAACAGATTTTGGAAGGTTGCTCTTGGTTTCATTTCAGCGCCATCAGCCCCGCCCTCAACCAAGACGTAGCAGATGCTTGTCTGGAAGCATTGCAGGTAGCTTCGCGCTTGGGCATTACCATTTCTGTAGATTTAAACTACCGCGCCAAACTATGGCAATTTGGTAAAAAACCCGTCGAAATCATGCCCCCCTTGGCGCAGTACTGCGACGTAATCATGGGCAATATCTGGGCCGCTAATACACTTTTGGGCATTCCAGTTGATAAAACGGTAGAGCAAAACCCTACACAGGAGAAGTATTTGGCTCACAGCATTGCCACTGCCGAAAATATTCAAGCGACATTTCCGAAGTGCAAAGTCGTGGCTCATACCTTCCGTTTCGACGCGTTCGACGAAGGAATTCAGTATTATACTACTTTATACAAAGACGGAATACAGTATGTTTCTCCCGAATTTACCACCCAGAAAGTGGTGGATAAAGTAGGCAGCGGCGATTGTTTTATGGGCGGCCTTATTTATGGCCTACACCACCAACACGCTCCGCAGGACATTATTGATTTTGCAGCAGCAGCAGCGTTTGGAAAATTGCAGGAATACGGCGACGCTTCACAGCAAACCGTAGAAAAAGTAAAAGAAACGTTAAACAACGTTTTGAGTGAAAATTAA